The Lycium barbarum isolate Lr01 chromosome 9, ASM1917538v2, whole genome shotgun sequence genome has a segment encoding these proteins:
- the LOC132609586 gene encoding trihelix transcription factor GT-3b-like, whose translation MFGGNNEFTQRLMLPQLHLLPGAASAGGSFAAGDEFPNRDERVPPWSNQETRDFIAIRGEFEMEFASAKRSNLKKMWEMIAVKMNERGGYRRNAEQCKTKWNNLVNRYKGKETSDPDNGGQFPYFDELHALFTANTNNVHRLQLESEAGTQQARKRPRRTSRDQSSEDISEDEEGYAYESDEVKLNRSNIAPKKKTEKEKRPRTSNAEKPPSRQPSLGSINNTSRAVDNIQEMLKEFFQQQLRIDMQWRETTEKHAREREVFEQEWRSSMEKLERDRMMIEQAWREREEQRRMREESRAEKRDVLLTTLLNKLIGENHP comes from the exons ATGTTTGGTGGAAACAATGAGTTTACCCAGCGTTTAATGCTTCCTCAGCTCCACCTTCTTCCCGGCGCTGCCTCTGCCGGCGGTAGTTTCGCCGCCGGCGATGAGTTTCCTAATCGGGACGAACGTGTTCCGCCGTGGAGTAATCAGGAAACTAGGGATTTCATAGCTATACGAGGCGAATTTGAGATGGAATTTGCTTCGGCGAAACGAAGCAATTTGAAGAAGATGTGGGAGATGATAGCTGTTAAGATGAATGAGAGAGGAGGATACAGGAGAAATGCTGAACAATGTAAAACCAAGTGGAACAACTTGGTTAATCGTTACAAg GGTAAGGAAACATCTGATCCAGATAACGGCGGACAATTTCCATATTTTGATGAGCTGCATGCACTTTTTACAGCAAATACAAATAACGTACATAGACTACAGCTCGAATCTGAGGCCGGTACCCAACAGGCAAGGAAGAGGCCTCGAAGAACAAGTAGAGATCAATCTTCAGAGGATATCTCAGAAGATGAAGAAGGTTATGCCTATGAGAGTGATGAAGTAAAGTTAAACAGAAGCAATATTGCTCCCAAAAAGAAAACCGAAAAGGAAAAGCGGCCAAGAACAAGCAATGCAGAAAAACCACCTTCTAGACAACCCAGCTTAGGGAGTATTAACAACACTAGTAGAGCTGTTGATAATATTCAAGAAATGCTTAAAGAATTCTTTCAACAGCAGCTGAGGATTGACATGCAATGGAGGGAGACAACGGAGAAGCATGCTCGCGAAAGAGAAGTATTCGAGCAGGAATGGCGGTCGTCAATGGAGAAGCTAGAAAGGGATCGGATGATGATTGAACAAGCTTGGAGGGAGAGGGAGGAGCAAAGAAGAATGAGGGAGGAGAGCCGAGCTGAAAAGAGGGATGTGCTGTTGACTACACTTTTGAACAAACTCATTGGTGAAAATCATCCTTGA